aCTCGAAGACGAGGTACAGTTatgtattgataaattattcagAGCAGAAAAGTTGATTGGCGGCTTGGGAGGTGAGAAGGTACGTTGGACACAGGCAGCTGAAAATTTACagaaattatttgataatttagCTGGTGATATACTGGTCTCATGCGGCATTATAGCTTATTTAGCGCCATATACCTTACCGGTTAGAACTCAAATGATTGACGAATGGCGGGATCTTGTCATCAAACTAAGCATGCCGCATTCCGAAGTATTCGTTTTTAAAGATATCCTTGGTactgatattaaaattcaaaattggTGTATCGCTGGGTTACCCAGAGACTCTTTCTCTGTGGATAACGGTGTCATTCAAGACAACTCCATGAGGTGGTCTTTGCTAGTTGATCCTCAAGGACAAGCTAATAAATGGATCAAAACAATGGAGAAACTAAATGACTTACAAGTGGTTAAGTTTACGGATGGCAATTATATGAAGGTCATTGAGACTTGCCTAGAATATGGAAAGCCTGCTCTTGTTGATTGTATATTAGAAGATGTTGAAGCTCCGTTGGACCCGGTTCTATTAAAAAACACTTATATTCAGGGTGGTAAGGAATTTATTGCTATAGGAGATAACGTTATAGAATATCATCCCAATTTTAGACTTTATATGACGACCAAATTACGTAATCCCCATTACTTGCCAGAAGTCTTCAACAAAGTGACTTTGATAAACTTTGCTCTTACCAAGGATGGCTTAGAAGACCAGTTACTAGGTATAGTGGTAGCAAAAGAAAGACCTGATTTACAAGAGAAGAGAGAAAAACTTATAGTTCAAGGAGCAGCTAACCGAGCAGCTCTCAAACAAGTAGAGGATGATATTTTGCGTACCCTACAAGAATCAAAAGGCGATATATTGGAAGACGAAAGCGCAATCGAAGTTCTGGACTCTTCGAAAATATTAGCTATTGATATTATGAAAAAGCAAGAAGCTAGTTTGGAAACAGAGATTGTTATAGAGAAATTCCGCCTCGGTTATAGACCTATAGCTTCACATTCTGCGGTGCTGTATTATTGTGTTACCGAACTTCCTAATGTTGATCCTATGTATCAATATTCATTGACGTGGTTTATTAACCtctatattatttcaattgaGAATGCTAACAAATCAAAGGATTTAGATAAAAGACtgaaatttttaaaagatactttCACTTATAATTTGTATAGTAACGTGTGCAGATCATTGTTTGATAAAGATAAActtatgttttctttcataatGTGTTCGAAAATGATGATTTCTACCGGGGAAATGAGCACAGACGAACATATGTTTCTTATAACGGGTGGTATTGCCGTAGAAAATCCCATTAAAAAGCCCAACGATTGGGTGCCTGATAAGAGCTGGGATGAAATTTGTCGTATCAGTGATTTGCCTGCATTTAAAGGTTTTAGTGATCATTTCGTGAAAAACATTACTAAGTGGCAAGAAGTGTATGATGATTTAGAACCACACAATAAACCGCTTCCTACTCCTTGGGGTGATAAATTGAGTTGGTTTCAGAAACTACTCGTAGTTCGGGTATTGAGACCAGATAAACTAACCACAGCAGTTTCAGAATTTGTAGAAAGACAAATGGGTAAAAAGTACACTACACCACCGCCCTTCGACATTGGAAAATCATTTGGAGATTCAAATTGCCTGGCACCCTTGATATTTATATTGTCTCCAGGCTCAGATCCTATGGGGGCATTGATCAAATATTGTGAAAGAATGGGGTACTCTCATAGATTTAATTCTATATCTTTGGGACAGGGGCAGGGACCAATAGCGCGAGCGATGATTGAAAGAGCACAACTCGAAGGAGGCTGGGTGTGCTTACAAAATTGTCACTTGGCGGTTTCTTGGCTTCCTGTTCTTGAAAAGATTACAGAAGGATTTGATTTAACTAACACGGATTTGAGTTTTAGACTGTGGTTGACCAGCTACCCATCTGACAGGTTTCCACAATCTGTTTTACAGGTTGGTGTTAAAATGACAAACGAGCCTCCAACAGGTTTACAGCATAACTTGAACCGTTCCTATATATCAGAACCGTTAAAAGAAGCAGAATTCTTTGAAGGTTGCCCAGGAAAGGATAAACCCTTCAGTAAGCTCCTATATGGCATTAGTTTCTTCCACGCTGTAATTcaagaaagaaagaaatttgGTCCTTTGGGCTGGAATATTCAATACGGCTTCAACGATTCAGATTTCCAAATATCTGTTATGCAActacaaatgtttttaaatcaGTATGAGGAAATACAGTATGTAGCTATTAAATACTTAACAGGTGAATGCAATTACGGTGGCAGGGTCACGGATGATTGGGACCGTAGATTGATCGTAACAATTCTAGATAATTACGTTAACGCCGGAGTAGTGAATGATCCTAATTATTCGTTTTGTGATATCGGCCCGCAATATGGACTACCTCGTAGATGTGAGTACCAAGATTATCTGAAGCACATAGAAACTGTTCCCGTGAACCCGCCGCCCGAGGTGTTCGGTTTGCACATGAATGCTGGGATAACTCGCGATTATTCTATTTCTATGTCATTCACCGCTGCATTAGTGCTTGTAGAAGGTGGCGGTGGTGGCGGTGAAGGTGGCAATACCGAAGTTATTCTTATGCATATGGCTTCTGAAATTCTTGCCAAACTTCCCGAATCGTTTGACACTGAAACTGCGCAGAAAAAATATCCTGTAGATTATAACGAATCTATGAATACAGTGTTGATTCAAGAAATGGAACggtttaacaaattattaaatgaGATTAGAGGATCACTAAGAGATATGCAGAAAGCTGTTAAAGGTCTTATCGTGATGTCGCCAGCTTTAGATTTGCAATCCAATGCGATGTTACTAGGAAGAATTCCAGACAATTGGCGGAAAGTTTCTTATCCGAGCTTGAAGCCACTTCCCAGCTACGTGAGTGACTTCACAGAGCGTTTGGCGATGTTAGAAGACTGGTATAGGAATGGGAAACCGCCAACATTTTGGCTCTCTGGTTTCTTCTTTACACAAGCATTTCTCACGGGATCGGTCCAAAATTATGCGAGAGCCAAAAAAATACCTATCGATCtgttaatatttgattttgaagtaCGTCATGTTGACTATGAAACATCTCCTCCTGAATGGGGAGTATATGTACAAGGTCTGTTTATGGACGGAGGTCGGTGGGACCGGGGCAATTATGCAATCGCTGAACAATTTCCAAAGATATTGAATGACATGTTACCCGTTGTATGGTTGTACCCTGCGTTGAAGCCGGAGTTCAAGGAAGGCACACGATACAGATGTCCTTTGTATAAGACTCTCGAGAGAAAGGGAGTGTTGGCTACAACTGGTCATTCTTCTAACTTTGTGTTAGCTTTTTACTTGCCTTCGGATAAACCGTCGGCTCATTGGATTAAACGTAGTGTAGCGCTACTGCTGCAACTTGACAACTAAATCACGAGGCTCTCTGACAATGTACCACGAATTCATGACGAACAAAAATCATCattttatgtaagtacctaTAGCAAAAACTAGGTATCTGCGAGCTAAATGGTTATttgttagttataaataattttgatggcACATTCGTTACTGTGACATAGGTTTGtagtatttttgataatttgataTCTCACTGGACTTTTTATATATCTCTAGCTTTAATAATCATGAAATAATTGAcctaataatttgttatttaattattgtagttTGCTCACTGTTACGTAATTTATTACTGTAATcgcttttattaaataaaaaaggtttgtaCGAAGATGtcgttttatttgaaattatggtatcatttaaatattatgtcgTATCATTAACGCTTGATACTGAATTTCTCTTAATTCGTTCACGCCTTAAATTTTCTGTTTCCAGCAATTTCTTTCTTAGTTTCAATAGTATGGCATTGTTTCTTTTCTAGAATATACAAAAAACAGGCAATTCACAAGTagcagaacaaaataaaataaaactcatcagaaaaaataaaataaaaaatgcggGTACCCACTTTGAGCACAACACACTCCCTCTCTATGGCGTCACACTCCTCTTCAATGGCAGCTGCCTCTCTTTCCTTACGTTCGTTTTCTTCTGCTATTTGCATCTCTTTCTGACGTACGAACTCGAGCTGTTCTGCCTCCTTGTCTCTCTGCTCTTTGATACGAAGCTCTAACTCTTTTTGCTCTGAGAATCCCGAATTCAAAAACCCAATAATGTCCATTGACTTTTATTACGCAGTAGAGCACAATGTTGCAGTTTCGATTTGCAAGTTGTTAAGAGTAGTATAAATAGGCtaaccaccggtttctgagtacatttaacggtagtttatcttttcaatagcttttttttatatgagttttaacgccattaaaaagataaactaccgctaaatgtgcctcagaaaccggggtgaaataatttttagaaCGTCTCGAAAGTAGGTGATAAATGAAACCTAACTAACACGATGTATcttgattaatttataattactcATTACTCACATAACGGCCTATGATGCTAACAAGAAACACAGACATAAGAGAAACTAAAACATTACCgttatcaaatatttgttgatATCCTTCGAGATGCTCGTTTAAAGTGCTTGTATGTGCTGCAATCTTTACATCCTCCGATGCGTTACACATTTCAATCATTGAGATTTGCTGCTTACTATGAGTTAGTTGCCTTTTTAAAGCCTGAAATTTAATAGCAATGTTGCCTTAAAAGATATCTTTTTTTTCCCAATTGAccatacacatttttttactcaTTCTTACCTCTAATTGCTCTGAAAAATAGTGTGTTTCGGCCTTTATAGCATTGAGCTCATCAATTAAAGAACGTTCCTTGTTCCGTAATTTCAATACATCTCTTTCCTTGGTCAATTTGTTTTTGGTCActgtgaataataaaaaaaaaagaaaaaaaaaaagcaataattcGCTACATTATcatagtaacgccatctagcgatGAAGGTACAAATTAATATACCAGGCCGGTACGAGTCACCTAGTGAAAGATCTTCGCTTTGAGTCGGACCGTTCCTCATGTCTGACAAAATCTCTACATACAGGACCTACCTACCAAAACATTTCGGTATATCTATCTGTTTTGAACTGGCAAGCCGTACTAAAACCAATGCATGAAAGCTTATTCACAGTATGTAATGAGCAAGGTAATTTTGAAGCTCGTAAAAAAgcttaaacaatattatttatcagaGAATTAAATGACTAAATGAATGGTTTAATTTAACAATCTAAAAGTCTAGATGTATAATGTACTCGGTACCTCGTTACTGAATACTTTATTCTGAAAACCTCGTTAGAAAAGGTGCAACTAACCATttctaagttttaattttaatgcttCAATCTTCTCGCCATCACaagacattttattactaatatacctaataatgaaatatgtagaaactgataaagaaataataagaaatgaGATAATTATCCTTCCTCagcaaagttttttttttttagaatttccCGCCAGCGCCAGACTTTTTTCAATATTGccattatttacattaattgaTTGAAATCTGAAACCCGCTACAAGATtttttagcaaaataaaaatatatttataatatatttatatatttttattatttttattttttttatttgttcagaaCGCAAACACGAAATCAAATAGCAAAGATCGAATCATTAAATTGGTATTCTTtcgttttaaagtttaatattattgaaaagaaaatatagacAATTACCTATAGAGAATATCAATGGAATAAGAGATGGCAacgccattaaaaaaaaaagagcCATTGCTGTGTGCCCAACATATAACTTTTTCCACTTAATCTGGGTAATCTCTAAAGTATAGTATCTTTTCCttgaactttttattttt
The sequence above is drawn from the Anticarsia gemmatalis isolate Benzon Research Colony breed Stoneville strain chromosome 17, ilAntGemm2 primary, whole genome shotgun sequence genome and encodes:
- the LOC142980180 gene encoding uncharacterized protein LOC142980180 encodes the protein MRNGPTQSEDLSLGDSYRPVTKNKLTKERDVLKLRNKERSLIDELNAIKAETHYFSEQLEALKRQLTHSKQQISMIEMCNASEDVKIAAHTSTLNEHLEGYQQIFDNEQKELELRIKEQRDKEAEQLEFVRQKEMQIAEENERKEREAAAIEEECDAIERECVVLKKRNNAILLKLRKKLLETENLRRERIKRNSVSSVNDTT